One Chloroflexota bacterium genomic window, CGGCGGGGTCGCGGTGGGGGACGGAGTTTGCGCCGACGATGGCGCAACCGAGAAACAGCACCAAACAAAAAACACAAACGTGATCGAGCATCGCAAGAGTCTGTTCTGCATAAGTGTTTTTCCTCAAGTGAATTTATTTTGCAAGCCAATGCAAGCGACGCGACATCCTTGCATTCACATTACAGCAACGATCACTCGGCGTACACCTGAATCTTGTCGCGCGGCACACACACCGTCACACGCGCCTCTGGGTTGGGCGTCGGACTATCTACGAGGATCATCTCTTCGCCGACGACGACATAGTGCCGGTACGTCGCGCCGACGAACAACACTTCGTCCACGCGACCGGCGAACGCGATCAGATTGTCGTTGCCCGCGCCGAGCGTCGCATCTTCCGCGCGAAAGATCACGCTGGCATTCGCGTTCGGCGCGAGCGATGCGACGATGGTCGTGCCCGCAACCGTCACCGATTTACCGTCCGCCGACGCGCGTCCGCGCAGAACATTGCTCACGCCGAGAAACTCGGCGACGAAACGCGACGCGGGTTTTTGGTAAATCTCGCGCGGCGCGCCGATTTGCACGACGCGCCCCTGGTTCATCACGACGATGATGTCCGCGAGACTCAACGCTTCTTCTTGATCGTGCGTGACATAGACCGTCGTGATGTTGATGCGTTTTTGCAAGCGACGCAATTCGACGCGCAAACGCTGACGCACTTTGGCGTCGAGATTCGAGAGCGGCTCGTCGAGCAATAACACTTCGGGTTGGACGATGAGCGCGCGCGCGAGCGCGACGCGTTGTTGTTGACCGCCGGACAATTCGCTGGGGCGCCGTTGCAACATTTCCGGCGCGGGCATCTCGACGAGTTCCATCGTTTGGATGACGCGTTCGCGAATTTCGTTCTCTTTCACGTTGCGTCGCCGCAACCCGTACGCGATGTTGTCGAACACGGTCATGTGGGGCCACAGCGCGTAATCCTGAAACACCATCGCGGTGCCGCGTTTATGCGCGGGCAGTCGGTCAATCCGTTGATCGTTCAAAAAAATCGCGCCATCGTCCGGCTCGTAAAATCCGGCGATCATGCGCAAGAGCGTGGTCTTGCCGCATCCGCTCGGACCCAACAGCGTTGTAAACGAGCCGCGCAATATGTCGAGCGACACGCGTTCGACCGCGGCGACCTTGCCGAAGCGTTTGGTGACATGGTCTAGACGAAGATGGGATGCTTGGTTGGGC contains:
- a CDS encoding ABC transporter ATP-binding protein, which produces MPNQASHLRLDHVTKRFGKVAAVERVSLDILRGSFTTLLGPSGCGKTTLLRMIAGFYEPDDGAIFLNDQRIDRLPAHKRGTAMVFQDYALWPHMTVFDNIAYGLRRRNVKENEIRERVIQTMELVEMPAPEMLQRRPSELSGGQQQRVALARALIVQPEVLLLDEPLSNLDAKVRQRLRVELRRLQKRINITTVYVTHDQEEALSLADIIVVMNQGRVVQIGAPREIYQKPASRFVAEFLGVSNVLRGRASADGKSVTVAGTTIVASLAPNANASVIFRAEDATLGAGNDNLIAFAGRVDEVLFVGATYRHYVVVGEEMILVDSPTPNPEARVTVCVPRDKIQVYAE